The Plutella xylostella chromosome 12, ilPluXylo3.1, whole genome shotgun sequence genome includes a window with the following:
- the LOC105396035 gene encoding DNA polymerase beta, with product MSKRKNPAGTDNINGDFCDFLMELAEYEKNVSRNVHKYNAYRKAASVLATHEKRIESGDEAKKLKGIGEKISKKIDEFIQTGKLQKLENIHKDEDAQAINLLTKVTGIGPVKAADLVRSGIKTIADLEKNKNSLTHHQQLGLKYFEDFQMKIPRAEIIQIEIILKKVITELDSQYDVTICGSFRRGKAESGDIDALVTHPSLTTSSDAKKKHSEQLKSLRVVDALKGHGIVTDTISVGDTKFMGVCRLTPNLPARRLDIRLVPREQFHCATLYFTGSDVFNKTMRAHALERGFTLNEYSLRPVGVSGVAGEPVPISSEEEIFDYIDYPYKPPEKRNL from the exons ATGAGTAAACGAAAGAATCCAGCGGGAACTGATAACATAAATGGAGATTTCTGCGACTTTCTCATGGAACTGGCCGAGTACGAGAAAAATGTTAGTAGAAATGTGCACAAATACAATGCTTATAGAAAAGCTGCCAGCGTTTTAGCAACTCATGAGAAGCGAATAGAGTCTGGCGACGAGGCTAAGAAGCTGAAGGGAATCGGTGAGAAAATATCCAAGAAAATAGACGAGTTTATTCAGACAGGGAAACTGCAGAAACTTGAGAACATTCACAAGGATGAAGACGCCCAAGCCATCAACTTGTTGACCAAGGTGACGGGCATCGGGCCGGTGAAAGCCGCTGATTTAGTTCGGAGCGGTATAAAAACTATTGCCGACTTggagaaaaataaaaactctttGACCCATCATCAACAACTTGGATTAAA atattTCGAAGATTTTCAAATGAAAATCCCTCGTGCTGAGATTATACAAATTGAAATAATCCTCAAGAAGGTCATCACTGAATTGGACTCTCAATATGATGTCACCATCTGTGGTAGTTTCAG GCGCGGGAAAGCCGAGAGCGGTGATATAGACGCACTCGTCACACACCCCTCACTGACGACATCTAGTGACGCTAAGAAGAAACATTCCGAGCAGTTGAAGAGTTTACGAGTAGTGGACGCGTTGAAAGGCCACGGCATCGTCACTGATACCATTTCTGTTGGAGACACTAAGTTTATG GGCGTCTGCCGCCTGACCCCCAACCTGCCGGCGCGGCGGCTCGACATCCGCCTGGTCCCGCGGGAGCAGTTCCACTGCGCCACGCTCTACTTCACCGGATCCGACGTCTTCAACAAGACCATGCGGGCGCACGCGCTGGAGCGAGGGTTCACGCTGAATGAGTACTCGCTGCGACCCGTCGGCGTTTCAG GTGTAGCGGGGGAGCCGGTGCCGATATCTTCGGAGGAAGAAATATTCGACTACATCGACTATCCCTACAAACCACCGGAGAAGAGGAATTTGTAA